The nucleotide sequence TTGCCTACGATGTATCAGAGCGAGTATCATCCCGGGAGAAGATGGAGCATAGCGAGTTGGAGCTGCAAACCGCCAACGAGGAACTAGCGACCATCAACGAAGAGCTACACGCTTCCAACGAGGAGTTCCACGCCAATAACGCCGAGCTGTCCAGCACCCAGCAAGAGCTACGGAGCCTCAACCTGGAGCTGGAATCCAGAGTGAAAGCCCGAACTCTGGAACTGGACCTAACCCGGCAGGAAGCCGAGCAGCAACGCGCCCGCCTGGAGCGCTTTTTTATGCAGGCGCCGGCGGCTATCTGCGTACTGGATGGCCCCAACCTGGTATTCGAGCTGGTAAATCCTGGCTACCAACACATGTTTCCGGGCCGCGTGCTGCTGGGCAAGCCCATCTTGGAAGCCCTGCCCGAAATAGCCGGCCACCCCATGTGGCAAACGCTACGTGAAGTATACAGAACCGGCGTGACGCACGAGGAAAAAGGCATTATGCTGTCCATCGTACGCACGGCAGGCAGCCCGCCCGAAGACCTGTATTTCAACTACATTCAGCAGGCCCGCTTTGATGCCCGAGGCCGGATTGATGGCATCTTGGTGTTTGCATACGAAGTAACCGAGCAGGTGCGGGCCCAGCAACGGGAAGCACATGCAGCCCGGGCTTTCGAAACCATGACCAATGCCGTGCCACACCAGGTCTGGACGGGCACGCCCAACGGCGACATGAACTACTACAACCAGCAGTGGTACGACTACACGGGCAGCACATTCGAGGAAGTGAAGGGCCAGGGCTGGCAGCAGTATTGCCACCCCGAAGACCTGCCCCGACAGCGCAAACAATGGCTCAGGGCCGTGCACAGTGGCCAGCCTTACCAGACAGAAGCCCGCCTACGCAACCGCGAAGGAGTTTTCCGCTGGTTTCTGATTCGGGCCCAGCCTTCGTACAACGACCAAGGCGTGGTCGTTAAGTGGTTTGGCTCGAACACCGACATACACGAGCAGAAGCGCCTAGAGCAAACTTTGCTGGAGAGTGAACAGTACTTCCGGGCCATGGCCGACAACGTGCCTGCCATGATTTGGGTGACGCGGCCGGATGGGCAGTGCGTGTACCTCAACCAGCAGTGGTATGAATACACGGGCCAAACCGAGCAAGAAGCCTTAGGCTTCGGCTGGACCAACGCCATTCATCCAGATGAATCCGAGCAAGCAGGCCAAGCGTTTCGCGACGCCAACGACCGGCACGAAACGTACAGCATGGTGTATCGCCTCCAAACCAACACCAATTTGTACCGTTGGGTGGTGGATACTGGCAAGCCCAAGTTCAGCGCTACTGGCGAGTACCAGGGCTTTGTAGGCTCCGTGGTGGATATTCATGAGCGTAAAATGGCCGAGCAGGCGCTACGCCTGGCCAGCCAACGCCTAGCCACCACCAACAAAGAGCTGCGCGCCGCCCACCAGCGAAGCCAGCAAGCCAACGCCGAACTGGCCTTAACCAACGAGCAGCTCACGCGCATCAACCAGGACCTCGACAACTTTGTGTACACCGCCTCGCACGACCTGCGGCAACCCGTCAACAACATGGCGGGCGTGTTCGAGGAGCTGAAGCGCAGCGCCACCTTCCACGACCCCGAGGCCGAGCAACTGGTGCAGATGTTCGAGGGCGCCTTGCACCAGATTCATACCACCATTCAGGGGCTGGCGGAGGTGGTGCACGTGGAGCGCCGCAACGAGCAGTTTCCGCTGGAGCCTGTGGAGCTGCTGCCCCTCACCAACGGTGTTATTCAAAGCATGAAAAGCCAGGTGGCCGCCCTGAAGGCCGAGTTTGAACTGGATTTCAAGGCGCTGCCCACCGTTCATTTCGCCCAACTCAACCTGCAAAGCATCCTGTATAATCTGCTCAGCAACGCCCTCAAATACGCGCACCCCGACCGCAAACCCGTAGTACGCGTCAGCAGTGAGGTGGCCCCGGATGGCAGCCCCGTTTTGGTGGTGCAAGACAACGGCCTGGGCCTGGATATGGAGCGCTATGGCAGTGACCTGTTCAAGATGTTCCGCCGCTTCCATGACCACGTAACCGGCTCGGGCATGGGCCTATACCTCGTCAACCGCATTGTGCGGCAAGGCGGGGGCCATATTGAAGTCGATAGCACTGTTGGCGTGGGCACCACCTTCCGCATCTTCCTGCCCAAAGAGTAGTTGAGCGGGTTGCCACGCGCTAGCTGTGGACACTCCTGTTCGGCTGGCGCGGGTCACTACACTTCCGTTACGGTGCGACCGGTGGTGGTAGCAGTGCTTTCGGTGGTAAGGCTGGCCACATATTTCCACTCCGAAACGGCGCTGGCAGCAGTGAAAGTCACTTCCACGAAACCGCGCTGGGAGGCGTCCAGGTAGTGAAGGTCGTCGATGAGGAGCTCGTTGGACTGCTCGAAGCCCTTGATAGCGGCCGCATTGCCCGCCAGGATAGTCTCGAAGCCCGGCGACGAAACGGACGAGCAGGCAAATTCAGCTCCTAGCTTGCGGCCCCCGTTTTCCTTTAGGTCGCTGTACCAGGCGTTGTGCGTATCGCCGGCCAACGACACCAGTTTCTTGTTGCCGGCTGCCGCAAACACCGCTTCTCTTTCCGCTGGGTAGCCGTCCCAGGCATCCAAGTTGTAGGGCAACACGGTGGTAACCCGGGCCCGCTCGGCGGCCGTGACGGTGGAGTCGCCAGCCGCAATCCGGACCTTGATACCCGCTAGTTGCGCGGCTACTGTGCTGTATTGGGTGAGCAGCGCCGTAGTCGGGTTGTTGGCGAGCTGGGCTACCAAAAACAAGAGCTCGACCGGTATGTACATCTTGCCCATCAGCACCTGTGAGCCCAGTACCTGCCAGCGGGCCGTGCTGCCCCCTAAGCGGCCAGTTAGCCAAGCTTTCTGCTCGGCACCCAGTATGGTGCGGTTCGGGTTCAGCCAGGCCGCACCAAACGCCGTGGTGTTGAACGCGCCGGTGGAGGGGTTGATGTAGTCCGCCAAGCTCAGCTGCTTGTCGCGGCCGATGAGGCGAGTGTCGAGCATCATCAGGTTCACGAGGCCCCCGAAGTCGAAGCTGCGGTAGATTTTCGTTTTGTCGCTCACGCGCGCCGGCAAGTATTCGTGCCACACCTGAATGGCGTACTGCTTGCGTTGCTCGAACGCCCCTTCTGTACCTTCCGTGTGGTTTTCGGCGCCCGTCTTATAGGCATCGTTGGCAATTTCGTGGTCGTCCCAGACGCAAATGAACGGCTTGAGCTGGTGGGCTTTCTGTAGCTGTTTGTCGCTTCGGTATTGCTTGTAGCGCGTGCGGTAATCCTCAATGGTAAGGATTTCGCCTGCGGGCAGATGGGCCCGGTTCAGCATGGCGGTAGCTGGATTGGTGCCGTAGCCGCCCGCCCCGTATTCGTAGATATAGTCGCCGAGGTGCACCACCACGTCGGCCGCAGATTCGGCCACGGCGCCGTATACGTTGAACAACCCAGCCTGGTAATTGGCGCACGACACCACGGCTAGCTTCACGCTGCTGGCTTGCCCGGTGGTGGGCAACGTGCGCGTTTCACCCACCAACGATTCCGCTTTCGTTCGGTCGTTGCGGAAGCGGTAGAAGTACTTTTTGTTGGAAGTTAAGCCAGTGACGTCCACGCTCACTGTATAGTCGGCGGCAGCGGCGGCCGTGGCAGTACCACTTTTAGTTAAGGAGCTAAAGCTGTTGCTTTCCGCTACTTCCCACTGAATGGCAACGTCGCCGGTTTCGTTGTCGGCGCTGGTGTATCGAGTCCAGAGTATAACGCTGCTGGCAGTTGGGTCGAAGCTGGCAACGCCTTCCCGAAAACCAAAGTCGCCGGTATACTGGGTGGCGCTATCGTCGTCATCGGCGCAGCTGCTGAGCACACTAGGCAGCAAGGCCATGCTACCCGAAACCAGCGCAGTATGCTTGATAAACTCTCGTCTATTGATACGACGGGTACTCTTCTCCTTCGACATGACACTGAGCATGATAATGAAGGCATAAAAGTATACCTGCCACATTATCAAGATATTATTGAAGGATTACCGAATCACTTCCTCTCCTCCACTACCGCCCACAGCCGGCCGTGCCACGCACAATACCCAGGCCCAGGCTGCTCTTATGTGCTCCTTTACTTCCGGCCAAACTTGTAGGGTACGGCACACGGAGTGAGAGGTTAAGCCCGTATTTTTTTACAGCGCTCCGCACCTTGGCCTGCCAAAACAAGGACTATGATTTATCATATTTATTTTCTGTCCAGCTTAGTTCACTGAAAAACGGCATTACAGGGCTTTCAACCCATCTTCCTTCTCAATTATAACATTTTAGCTATCCTTAATTAATACTGTCATTACTTTTTTACTAACAAAATTACAATATAAAATACCTGAAACTCACCATTTCAGGTGGCGTATAGGGGGTCCAATGACAACCTCATCCGACACCTTTTCCGCTGATGCCGCTGGCCGGCTGCCCGCTACTCCTTCGACGGCCCCCCTTGTGGTACCGATAATCGAAGAGCACGCCGTTGTTCACCGCGAAGTGGTGGAAAGCGGGCGCGTCCGCCTATCAAAAGTGGTGCAGGAGCACGAAGAGGCTATTGACTTTGCGCTGCAGCACGAAGAAGTGAAGGTAGAGCGGGTGGACGTTAACCGCTTTGTGGCCGACGAAGCCCCCGCCCCTACCATGCGCTACGAAGGCGACACGCTAGTCATTCCGGTGGTGCGTGAGGTGCTCGTGAAACGGCTACTCCTTGTAGAGGAGCTGCACGTGACCAAGCACCAAGTGCAAACCCAAGAAACGCAAACTGTAACTCTCCGCCACGAGCAAGTTCAGGTGGAACGCCTGGCGCCCGATGGCACTGTACTTCCAACTCCCCATTCCCAAAACCCAACCCTTTAATTGTTCACTAATTCTCTTAAAGCTATGAGCCAGACAGTAGTAGGAATTTTCGATAGTGCTGCCGAAGCGCAGAATGCTGCCCAGCAACTTCAAGCCGCTGGTTTCAGCCTTGAGCACGTAGACGTATCAACGGGCAATGCCCAATCCGGCCAATCCAGCCAATCATCGGATTCAAGCAATTACACCAATACTAGCGGTACTGCCACAGAAGGTGTTGCTGACGCTGCCGGCCGCACCGGCGACGGTATCGGCAACTTCTTCAGCAACCTCTTCGGGGGCGACGAGTACGAAGACACTCAGCGTTATTCGCACGTAGCTCGCTCAACGGGCTCTATTGTAACCGTACACGCCCATTCCGCTGAAAACGCACACCGCGCTGCTGAAATCCTGGACGCCGCCGGTGCTATCGACGTAAATGAGCGCGCTCAGCAATCAGGCTACCAGTCTACGGGTGGTCAGGCTTACGCCAGCGAAGCCACTACTGGCAGCGAAGGCATGTCGGCCAAGGTTATCGAAGAAAACCTACAGGTAGGCAAGCGGGTAGAGCAAACGGGTGGCGCTCGTCTGCGCAGCCGTATCATTGAGCGTCCGGTGGAAGCTAGCGTGCGGTTGCGTGAAGAGCACGTAACGGTACAGCGCAACCCAGTGAACCGCCCTGCTACCGAAGCCGACTTCAACACCTTCAAGGAAGGCAACATTGAAATCACGGAAAGCGCTGAGCGTGCCGTAGTAGGCAAAGAAGCCCGCGTGGTAGAAGAAGTAACGCTAGGCAAAGAAGTAACCGAGCGCGAAGAAACCATCCACGACACGGTGCGCAAAACCGAAGTGGACGTAGAGCGCCTCGACGGTGGCACCACCGATACAACCGGCTCCACCTACGATGCCGACGACACCACGACTCGTCGCTAAGTTAACGAACTCCATCTGACGGAAAAGGCAGCCTACTAGGCTGCCTTTTTTGTTTTGTGAGTAGCCGGTCGGCGGCAACTTCTTAGGCTGCCCTCTCCTGCATTTAGACCACTGAAAGCCGGCTGATTGGCTGATAGTGGGTGAACTCTATTTCGGGCGCCAGGTACCCCGCCCGCACGGGCTCTTTGCGGAGCAAGTCGGTGCTGAGGTACTTTTTGTTGCTGTCGCAGAGTAGCGTCACGACGGTGGCGGCCGAACCCAGGGCCGCTGCCTGCCGGATGGCGCCAATTACATTGGCCCCCGAGGAAATACCAACTGCCAGCCCGAGCTGGGTTGCCAGTTTTTGCGCCATCAGAATGGCGTCGCCGTCGTTGGCTTGCACCACGTGGTCGAGCTTCTGAAGGTCTACCAGCGCGGGAATAAACTCGTCGGAAATGCCCTGGATGCGATGCGAGCCTACCTTGTAGCCGGTGGTCAGCGTGGGCGACTCGGCGGGCTCCAACGGATGAATACGGACCGCCGGATTTTTGCTGCGCAGGTAGCTACCCACCCCCATTACGGTACCGCCCGTACCCACGCCCGCCACAAAGGCATCGGGGGTGCGGCCCAAGCCCCGTAGCTGCTCCCAAATTTCCACGCCCGTGGTGCGGGCATGCGCTTTGGCATTGACACCGTTCTCGAACTGCCGGGGCAGAAACACATTGGGGCAGGCAGCAGCTATGGCTTCGGCTTGCTTGATACTGCCCAAAAAGCCGCCCTGCTCTTTGCTGACTAAAGTTATTTCGGCGCCCAAGCTGCGGATGATGTTCACCCGCTCGGCGCTCAGCCAGTCGGGCATCAGGATGCGGACCGGGTGGCCGAGGGCTTTTCCAATGGCGGCAAACGCAATGCCGGTGTTGCCGCTGGTGGCCTCCACAATAGTGTCGCCGGGCTTTATTTCGCCGGTGCGGTACGCCTCTTGCAGGATGTAGAGCGCCATTCTGTCCTTTAGGCTACCCGTCAGGTTGTAGTGCTCACACTTCACGTAGATGCGGCCGGGCTGGCCCTGATAGTGGTAGTGGAGTTCCAGCATAGGCGTGTTGCCTACCAAGTGCCAGAGGTGGTTGAATTTCTCGGTTAGCTCCGCCGACAAACAACAAGGCGCTTTGGTAAGATGCGCCGCGTCCGGCGGATGAATGGCAGCAGTAGCTTCTGGCAGCGCCGCATCGGCGGTCGGCCACTTGGCGGAGGTGGCACGAATGCCAGCTAGAAACGAGACGGGAATGGCGTGCGAAACGCGAGTAGCAACGGTCATGGCAGCAAGACGTTAAGGTGTAAAACACGTACTTAAAACCGCCTCTCTACCTGCTAGCACTCGATCAAGAAAGCTTATCGAAAAGGCATAAAAAAAGCCCTCCCGACAAGTCAGAAGAGCAGCACCTTTCCGTGCGCATCTTTCAACTTATCTTCTCCCAAGCAAACCGAAGTCTTCTTGGAACAGGATTTAGCACCTGGTATCACTACTGGTTGCTAAGGCATCATAGGGCCTGTCCCTCCGCCTTTCTTGATAAGTGCTCCGGTGAAGGAGCGTGCCGTAAATATAGGAACGAGAACTAACTATGCAAGAGCACGCTACAAAAAATCAAGCAAGTCATTCGCCATACAACAGAGTACCCGCCACCCCGAGTACCGCTCTGCCGGCTCGTCCCAGCACCCCGCTGCTGGCCACGCAACAGAAAAGGCTCCAGCAGTTGCCGGAGCCTTTTATCTTCTCGAATCTAAGATAGCGCTACTTGCTTTCGTCTACGGGTTTGCCTTGCTGGTGCATGTTGGCGGCTACCATGTCGTCGGGCATCAGGTTGCTGCTATACACCATGGCTTTGTTTTTCAGGCCGGATATCACTTTGTCTGTGCCCGCTAGCAGCGCCTCGTAGCCGTCTTTGGCCACTTCGGCAGGGTCGGCTTTGCTGCCTTCGGCCACCAGCTTCGACTGGTTCATGTCGGCTTTGTTGAAGAAGTCGGTATCCGTTACGCCGGGCAGCAGGGCCGTAATGGTCACGCCCGACTCTTTGGTTTCTTCCCGGATGGCTTCCGTAAACGACGTCACGAAGGCCTTGGTGCCGTGATATACGGCCTGGAGCGGGCCAGGCATCTCGCCGCCGATGCTGGATACTTGCAGGATTTTACCTTCGCCGCGGGCTACCATCTCTTTCAAGAAGCACTTGGTAAGCACCACGTACGCCCCAATATTTAGTTGGATGATGTCTAGTTCGCGGTAGATGTCGGTTTCCACAAACTCGCCATACTGGCCCTGGCCGGCATCGTTCACGAGCACATCTATCTGAATGCCTTCGGCTTTCACTTGGTCGTACACCTGGAACGGCGCCTCCCGCTGAAACAGGTCGCGCGCAATCGGAAGCACGTTGATGCCGTATTGCTGCCGGAATTCGGCGGCCGTGCTTTCCAGCTCTTCCTGGTTGCGGGCCACCATCACTAGGTTGTAGTGGTCTTGCGCAAATAGCTTGGCTAATTCGTAGCCAATGCCGCTAGTGGCCCCGGTGATGAGGGCATATTTTGAGTTGTCTGCCATCGTATGTAGATGTTGTGTGGTTGGATCAGGCTTGGGTTTACGGTGGTAATTAATCCTCGTTTAGCATATCGGTTACGCGTTTTTCCCCGTATAAAAAGCCGGATAGCGCAAAGCTGAGCCGTAGGGTGAAAGGGTTGATTGCCTTGAAGGAGGTTGAGTTGCCACACGATGTGGCCCTATTGACTCGATAGGCCCTTTGCTGGGTGTTACAACTTTGCTTGCTGCCATTTTCCACTGATAGCCTACGTACTTGGTGTTGTGCCTTACCTTTTTTCTTGTTCTGTAAAATCAGGGTTTCCCCCACCAGAAACCCGTACAAATCCGGGAGCTAAAACCCGGCATGTGGCCGTTGTTGCTACTACCTGAATCTTCCACGTCAGATAGACCTCCGCCACATCACCAACCAACCCCTTATGCTTTCTTCCAGCTATCCACCCGTAGCAACACCCGCGGCCGCGTTGCAGCTCCACCTGGTTCCAGCCGGCCGTCGCCTCGACTTCGAGATTCTGCCCAACTACTTTGCCTACGTGTACCGCCGCCAGAACCAGAACGAGTGGCAGTGCGTGGCGCGCAATGCCTGCAGCCCCTACTTCGACCATTCTCCGGTGCCCGCTACCTCACAACCCGAGTACATGGTTTGCTACTGCGACGCGGCCGGCACTACCAAAGCGGCTACTGCCATTGCAGCAACTCCGCCAGCTACTTTTCCCGCCTCCCACCGCGCGGCGTAGCCCAACCGGCAAGAGCACAGCACTTTCTTTTCCACCACCAACCCCACTACCATGGCCTCTTCTAGCCCCGACATCGATCCTACTCAATTAGTGC is from Hymenobacter tibetensis and encodes:
- a CDS encoding YsnF/AvaK domain-containing protein yields the protein MSQTVVGIFDSAAEAQNAAQQLQAAGFSLEHVDVSTGNAQSGQSSQSSDSSNYTNTSGTATEGVADAAGRTGDGIGNFFSNLFGGDEYEDTQRYSHVARSTGSIVTVHAHSAENAHRAAEILDAAGAIDVNERAQQSGYQSTGGQAYASEATTGSEGMSAKVIEENLQVGKRVEQTGGARLRSRIIERPVEASVRLREEHVTVQRNPVNRPATEADFNTFKEGNIEITESAERAVVGKEARVVEEVTLGKEVTEREETIHDTVRKTEVDVERLDGGTTDTTGSTYDADDTTTRR
- a CDS encoding PLP-dependent cysteine synthase family protein, whose translation is MTVATRVSHAIPVSFLAGIRATSAKWPTADAALPEATAAIHPPDAAHLTKAPCCLSAELTEKFNHLWHLVGNTPMLELHYHYQGQPGRIYVKCEHYNLTGSLKDRMALYILQEAYRTGEIKPGDTIVEATSGNTGIAFAAIGKALGHPVRILMPDWLSAERVNIIRSLGAEITLVSKEQGGFLGSIKQAEAIAAACPNVFLPRQFENGVNAKAHARTTGVEIWEQLRGLGRTPDAFVAGVGTGGTVMGVGSYLRSKNPAVRIHPLEPAESPTLTTGYKVGSHRIQGISDEFIPALVDLQKLDHVVQANDGDAILMAQKLATQLGLAVGISSGANVIGAIRQAAALGSAATVVTLLCDSNKKYLSTDLLRKEPVRAGYLAPEIEFTHYQPISRLSVV
- a CDS encoding SDR family NAD(P)-dependent oxidoreductase, which produces MADNSKYALITGATSGIGYELAKLFAQDHYNLVMVARNQEELESTAAEFRQQYGINVLPIARDLFQREAPFQVYDQVKAEGIQIDVLVNDAGQGQYGEFVETDIYRELDIIQLNIGAYVVLTKCFLKEMVARGEGKILQVSSIGGEMPGPLQAVYHGTKAFVTSFTEAIREETKESGVTITALLPGVTDTDFFNKADMNQSKLVAEGSKADPAEVAKDGYEALLAGTDKVISGLKNKAMVYSSNLMPDDMVAANMHQQGKPVDESK
- a CDS encoding PAS domain S-box protein, producing MSTVFSPPDYQHIFRSLPGCCLLLTPDGTVVECSVGFATATGQLRETVVGHDLAAAWSTAPTLVPHLTDSLAHVQANRQPHTIRHNAPGAPLLLTQSPILNAQGELLFILHTAEPAPLASNDSTNSNDSSALHKLQQELNTANQELQQALSEANTQRKRLHSLFMQAPAAIATLRGPKHVFEMVNPGYQQLVGNRPLVGKTIREGLPELEDQGFFELLDSVYQTGQTYYGKDTVAYLDRHNTGRVSPYHFDFIYQAILDTAGQIEGILVFAYDVSERVSSREKMEHSELELQTANEELATINEELHASNEEFHANNAELSSTQQELRSLNLELESRVKARTLELDLTRQEAEQQRARLERFFMQAPAAICVLDGPNLVFELVNPGYQHMFPGRVLLGKPILEALPEIAGHPMWQTLREVYRTGVTHEEKGIMLSIVRTAGSPPEDLYFNYIQQARFDARGRIDGILVFAYEVTEQVRAQQREAHAARAFETMTNAVPHQVWTGTPNGDMNYYNQQWYDYTGSTFEEVKGQGWQQYCHPEDLPRQRKQWLRAVHSGQPYQTEARLRNREGVFRWFLIRAQPSYNDQGVVVKWFGSNTDIHEQKRLEQTLLESEQYFRAMADNVPAMIWVTRPDGQCVYLNQQWYEYTGQTEQEALGFGWTNAIHPDESEQAGQAFRDANDRHETYSMVYRLQTNTNLYRWVVDTGKPKFSATGEYQGFVGSVVDIHERKMAEQALRLASQRLATTNKELRAAHQRSQQANAELALTNEQLTRINQDLDNFVYTASHDLRQPVNNMAGVFEELKRSATFHDPEAEQLVQMFEGALHQIHTTIQGLAEVVHVERRNEQFPLEPVELLPLTNGVIQSMKSQVAALKAEFELDFKALPTVHFAQLNLQSILYNLLSNALKYAHPDRKPVVRVSSEVAPDGSPVLVVQDNGLGLDMERYGSDLFKMFRRFHDHVTGSGMGLYLVNRIVRQGGGHIEVDSTVGVGTTFRIFLPKE
- a CDS encoding YsnF/AvaK domain-containing protein, whose amino-acid sequence is MTTSSDTFSADAAGRLPATPSTAPLVVPIIEEHAVVHREVVESGRVRLSKVVQEHEEAIDFALQHEEVKVERVDVNRFVADEAPAPTMRYEGDTLVIPVVREVLVKRLLLVEELHVTKHQVQTQETQTVTLRHEQVQVERLAPDGTVLPTPHSQNPTL
- a CDS encoding alkaline phosphatase D family protein; amino-acid sequence: MSKEKSTRRINRREFIKHTALVSGSMALLPSVLSSCADDDDSATQYTGDFGFREGVASFDPTASSVILWTRYTSADNETGDVAIQWEVAESNSFSSLTKSGTATAAAAADYTVSVDVTGLTSNKKYFYRFRNDRTKAESLVGETRTLPTTGQASSVKLAVVSCANYQAGLFNVYGAVAESAADVVVHLGDYIYEYGAGGYGTNPATAMLNRAHLPAGEILTIEDYRTRYKQYRSDKQLQKAHQLKPFICVWDDHEIANDAYKTGAENHTEGTEGAFEQRKQYAIQVWHEYLPARVSDKTKIYRSFDFGGLVNLMMLDTRLIGRDKQLSLADYINPSTGAFNTTAFGAAWLNPNRTILGAEQKAWLTGRLGGSTARWQVLGSQVLMGKMYIPVELLFLVAQLANNPTTALLTQYSTVAAQLAGIKVRIAAGDSTVTAAERARVTTVLPYNLDAWDGYPAEREAVFAAAGNKKLVSLAGDTHNAWYSDLKENGGRKLGAEFACSSVSSPGFETILAGNAAAIKGFEQSNELLIDDLHYLDASQRGFVEVTFTAASAVSEWKYVASLTTESTATTTGRTVTEV